The Euphorbia lathyris chromosome 2, ddEupLath1.1, whole genome shotgun sequence genome includes a window with the following:
- the LOC136217401 gene encoding probable protein S-acyltransferase 12 isoform X2, protein MEINVFKLCSGLKFLGYFMILLVAGIIAISYYAIVVLTWGPVLLRGGAHSLLAFMMLLLFHILLVLLLWSYFRAVFTDPGSVPENWRPVVTGEDIEEGGRVDGLECGAPSSDSLDSRQAVSYCNHCQNSKPPRCHHCSVCQRCVLKMDHHCVWVVNCVGACNYKFFLLFLIVYLDAVLNLAFSLSLLCFIVLHASMLSSNTTSIEMYEKKGVVRWKYDLGRKKNFEQVFGLNKALWLLPMFSKEDLENIPSLHGLDFPTNPDVEA, encoded by the exons ATGGAAATTAACGTATTCAAATTATGCTCTGGCCTCAAATTTCTAGGTTACTTTATGATCCTTCTTGTCGCCGGTATAATTGCCATCTCCTATTATGCCATCGTGGTGCTTACCTGGGGTCCGGTGTTGCTTCGCGGCGGTGCACACTCTCTCTTGGCCTTCATGATGCTTCTATTGTTTCATATTCTG CTTGTATTGTTACTCTGGAGCTATTTTAGGGCAGTGTTTACGGACCCTGGTTCCGTCCCCGAGAACTGGAGGCCCGTTGTAACCGGAGAGGATATTGAGGAAGGTGGTCGTGTCGATGGATTAGAATGTGGTGCGCCTTCTTCTGATAGTCTGGATAGTAGACAAGCTGTGAGCTATTGCAATCACTGCCAAAACAGCAAGCCGCCGCGTTGCCATCATTGCTCTGTTT GCCAAAGATGTGTTCTTAAGATGGATCATCATTGTGTTTGGGTGGTAAATTGTGTTGGAGCTTGCAACTACaagtttttccttcttttcttG ATTGTGTACCTTGATGCAGTTCTTAATTTGGCCTTTTCCCTCAGTCTGCTTTGTTTCATAGTTTTGCATGCATCAATGTTATCAAGCAATACCACATCTATTGAG ATGTATGAGAAGAAAGGAGTAGTCAGGTGGAAGTATGATTTAGGAAGGAAGAAGAATTTTGAACAG GTATTTGGCTTGAACAAGGCGTTATGGCTTCTTCCGATGTTTTCGAAGGAGGACTTAGAGAACATACCCTCACTTCATGGCCTAGATTTCCCTACAAACCCTGATGTGGAGGCTTGA
- the LOC136217401 gene encoding probable protein S-acyltransferase 12 isoform X1, which yields MEINVFKLCSGLKFLGYFMILLVAGIIAISYYAIVVLTWGPVLLRGGAHSLLAFMMLLLFHILLVLLLWSYFRAVFTDPGSVPENWRPVVTGEDIEEGGRVDGLECGAPSSDSLDSRQAVSYCNHCQNSKPPRCHHCSVCQRCVLKMDHHCVWVVNCVGACNYKFFLLFLLYTFLETTIDTLVLLPSFIKFFDEAKNHTNSPGDLAVLFLAFVLNLAFSLSLLCFIVLHASMLSSNTTSIEMYEKKGVVRWKYDLGRKKNFEQVFGLNKALWLLPMFSKEDLENIPSLHGLDFPTNPDVEA from the exons ATGGAAATTAACGTATTCAAATTATGCTCTGGCCTCAAATTTCTAGGTTACTTTATGATCCTTCTTGTCGCCGGTATAATTGCCATCTCCTATTATGCCATCGTGGTGCTTACCTGGGGTCCGGTGTTGCTTCGCGGCGGTGCACACTCTCTCTTGGCCTTCATGATGCTTCTATTGTTTCATATTCTG CTTGTATTGTTACTCTGGAGCTATTTTAGGGCAGTGTTTACGGACCCTGGTTCCGTCCCCGAGAACTGGAGGCCCGTTGTAACCGGAGAGGATATTGAGGAAGGTGGTCGTGTCGATGGATTAGAATGTGGTGCGCCTTCTTCTGATAGTCTGGATAGTAGACAAGCTGTGAGCTATTGCAATCACTGCCAAAACAGCAAGCCGCCGCGTTGCCATCATTGCTCTGTTT GCCAAAGATGTGTTCTTAAGATGGATCATCATTGTGTTTGGGTGGTAAATTGTGTTGGAGCTTGCAACTACaagtttttccttcttttcttG CTATATACATTTCTGGAGACAACGATTGATACTCTAGTATTGTTGCCTAGTTTTATCAAGTTCTTTGACGAAGCCAAGAATCATACCAACTCCCCTGGAGATCTAGCAGTGCTTTTTTTGGCTTTTG TTCTTAATTTGGCCTTTTCCCTCAGTCTGCTTTGTTTCATAGTTTTGCATGCATCAATGTTATCAAGCAATACCACATCTATTGAG ATGTATGAGAAGAAAGGAGTAGTCAGGTGGAAGTATGATTTAGGAAGGAAGAAGAATTTTGAACAG GTATTTGGCTTGAACAAGGCGTTATGGCTTCTTCCGATGTTTTCGAAGGAGGACTTAGAGAACATACCCTCACTTCATGGCCTAGATTTCCCTACAAACCCTGATGTGGAGGCTTGA